Proteins encoded together in one Candidatus Paceibacterota bacterium window:
- a CDS encoding glycosyltransferase — MPSKFDFLHSRSQRLLLAANLAFATVYFFVISFMFPHGNEALFWMLLAGEIFHAWQAVTYLYTVWIMDHEARHDPDFMPDVDVYITVAGEPADIVEETARAARDMDYRFHRVFLLNDGFVANKAHWQDVEALAERLGIACITRKTPGGAKAGNINNALSHTKAPFVVIFDADHAPHKDFLLKTVGFFSDPGLAYVQTPQFYKNAHKNAVALSAWEQQKLFFGPICRGKNRLNSGTMCGTNMVIRRSALEEAGGMCQESIAEDFVTGLFIHEKGWKSLYVPEVLAEGLAPEDFLSYTKQQFRWARGALDVLFRYNLFFRRGLTADQKIQYLSSVTYFLSGAVVLMNVLLPVLFLYFGIFPIKTDTMLLAAVFIPYMFITVGVLSSTSNGHFSFRALSFSFSSFTIHVQALWSAMTGRKSSFSITSKKGIEGNFLYLVIPHIAYLFLVAGGVPFALAREGLSASVVNNSTWALFNVGMFVPYILAAAPEGFVKRYLNRLYDMMFVPEAVVSTKVRMVAGRLSSIEKGKP, encoded by the coding sequence ATGCCTTCGAAATTCGACTTTCTCCATAGCCGGTCGCAACGCTTGCTCCTCGCGGCGAACCTTGCTTTCGCCACGGTCTATTTCTTCGTCATCAGCTTTATGTTCCCGCATGGGAACGAGGCGCTGTTCTGGATGCTCCTCGCGGGCGAGATATTCCATGCCTGGCAGGCCGTCACCTATCTCTATACCGTCTGGATTATGGATCATGAGGCCAGGCACGACCCCGATTTCATGCCCGACGTAGACGTCTATATAACCGTCGCCGGAGAGCCGGCCGATATCGTAGAGGAGACCGCGCGCGCCGCGCGGGACATGGACTATCGCTTCCATCGCGTCTTCCTCTTGAACGACGGATTCGTCGCGAACAAGGCTCATTGGCAGGACGTCGAGGCGCTCGCCGAGAGGCTCGGTATCGCTTGCATCACGCGCAAGACGCCCGGCGGCGCTAAGGCTGGGAACATCAATAACGCTTTGTCGCATACCAAGGCGCCTTTCGTCGTCATCTTCGACGCCGACCATGCTCCGCATAAGGATTTCCTCCTGAAGACCGTCGGGTTCTTCTCGGATCCCGGGCTCGCATACGTCCAGACGCCGCAGTTCTATAAGAACGCGCACAAGAACGCGGTTGCCCTCTCCGCGTGGGAACAGCAGAAGCTCTTCTTCGGCCCGATATGTCGCGGCAAGAATCGTCTGAATTCGGGCACCATGTGCGGCACGAATATGGTCATCAGGCGGAGCGCTCTAGAGGAAGCGGGCGGCATGTGCCAGGAATCGATCGCGGAGGATTTCGTGACAGGGCTCTTCATCCATGAGAAGGGATGGAAGTCGCTCTATGTGCCCGAGGTGCTCGCCGAGGGGCTGGCTCCGGAGGATTTCCTGTCATATACCAAGCAACAATTCCGCTGGGCGCGCGGCGCCCTCGACGTCCTCTTTCGATACAATCTGTTTTTTCGCCGAGGACTTACTGCTGACCAGAAGATCCAGTATCTCTCGTCCGTCACCTATTTTCTTTCCGGTGCGGTCGTGCTCATGAACGTGCTTTTGCCCGTCCTGTTCCTCTATTTCGGCATATTCCCCATAAAGACGGATACGATGCTCCTGGCAGCGGTCTTTATCCCGTATATGTTCATCACCGTCGGCGTACTGTCATCGACATCGAACGGGCATTTTTCGTTCCGGGCCCTCTCGTTCTCCTTTTCCTCGTTCACAATCCATGTCCAAGCGCTCTGGTCCGCGATGACGGGTAGGAAATCGTCGTTCTCGATCACGTCGAAGAAGGGGATAGAGGGGAATTTCCTGTATCTCGTCATTCCGCACATCGCCTACCTCTTCCTCGTTGCCGGGGGCGTTCCGTTCGCGCTTGCGCGCGAAGGCCTTTCCGCGTCGGTCGTCAACAACTCTACTTGGGCACTCTTCAATGTCGGCATGTTCGTACCCTATATACTGGCCGCGGCGCCTGAAGGATTCGTAAAGCGGTATCTTAATCGTCTCTATGACATGATGTTCGTCCCTGAGGCCGTCGTTTCGACCAAGGTCAGGATGGTCGCGGGGCGGCTCTCGAGCATCGAGAAGGGGAAGCCATGA
- a CDS encoding PH domain-containing protein — translation METSSTGNIPTISLGAWNRLGSRTYWLFLSQKLEYATGFLILAVIFTAVRGVSAIPAPVVPFVGLAGVVCFIVFFIALAIAIVASRLAYRSYEYCIDEDALKIRQGIMNQQEIAIPYRQIQTVDIERKLGERLMGLSRVVILTAAEDNGRTEYNESEGALPAMDQKLAAVFRDELLKRANVQKVVSAI, via the coding sequence ATGGAAACCTCTTCGACCGGAAATATCCCGACCATATCCCTCGGCGCCTGGAACCGGCTCGGTTCCCGCACGTATTGGCTCTTCTTGTCCCAAAAGCTGGAATACGCGACAGGCTTTCTTATCCTCGCCGTCATATTCACCGCGGTGCGCGGAGTTTCAGCTATTCCGGCGCCGGTCGTACCGTTCGTCGGCCTCGCGGGAGTCGTCTGCTTCATCGTATTCTTCATCGCCCTCGCGATCGCCATCGTCGCGAGCCGCCTTGCGTATCGAAGCTATGAATACTGCATAGACGAAGACGCGCTGAAGATCCGACAGGGGATCATGAATCAGCAGGAGATCGCCATTCCTTATCGCCAGATCCAGACGGTAGACATCGAAAGGAAATTGGGCGAAAGGCTCATGGGCCTTTCTCGCGTCGTCATACTGACCGCTGCTGAAGACAATGGGCGAACCGAATACAACGAATCCGAGGGCGCTCTGCCGGCTATGGACCAAAAGCTCGCCGCCGTCTTCCGCGACGAGCTTCTGAAGCGCGCCAACGTCCAGAAAGTCGTAAGCGCGATATAG
- the rpmG gene encoding 50S ribosomal protein L33: MSQDQLIILRNKETGEVYYSRKNKRKVERKIELKKYSKKLRKRVTFKEAKK; the protein is encoded by the coding sequence ATGTCCCAGGACCAACTCATCATTCTGCGCAATAAAGAGACCGGCGAGGTCTACTATAGCCGCAAGAACAAGCGCAAAGTAGAGCGCAAGATCGAGCTCAAGAAATACTCGAAGAAGCTCCGAAAGCGCGTCACCTTCAAGGAAGCGAAGAAGTAA
- a CDS encoding glycosyl hydrolase family 8 → MQSGTGKISGMWVYGAFACMAIAAAVFLFNLRFMLDARPPDFSQKTLLQAVWHHYKSEYLEQGTLRSLDKDQGGVTTSEGQSYIMLRSVWIDDKATFDIAWQWTKDNIQRKGDHLMSWLFGERPDGSYGVLTDRGGENTASDADIDIALSLLFASKRWGSDTYFGDAIGIIRDIWDREVVIISGKPYLLANDVEKQTSKKVLVVNPSYFAPYAFKAFKQADPDHDWLGLASTSYDVALESVKDPLDKASSAGLPPDWIGMDRDTGAIVSLSRAANVTTNFSFDALRLPWRFALDWEWNKDPRAKAVLDALGYLSSEWSGHKGIAYAYAHDGSRLTDSESAAMYGGTIGYFMASDPSKAKEVYLSKLDALYDPNESTWRSPLSYYDENWAWFGMALYAGELRNLYE, encoded by the coding sequence ATGCAATCCGGCACCGGAAAAATATCAGGCATGTGGGTATATGGGGCGTTCGCGTGCATGGCAATCGCCGCCGCCGTTTTTTTATTCAACCTCCGGTTCATGCTCGATGCGAGGCCGCCGGACTTCTCCCAGAAGACCCTGCTCCAGGCGGTCTGGCATCATTACAAGTCCGAATATCTGGAGCAAGGCACGCTCCGGAGCCTCGACAAAGATCAAGGGGGCGTAACCACGTCGGAAGGGCAGAGCTATATCATGCTCCGATCCGTCTGGATCGACGACAAGGCGACGTTCGATATCGCCTGGCAGTGGACCAAAGACAATATACAGAGGAAGGGCGACCATCTCATGAGCTGGCTCTTCGGCGAGCGTCCTGACGGATCGTACGGCGTCCTTACCGATCGCGGCGGAGAGAATACGGCGAGCGATGCCGACATCGATATCGCCCTTTCGCTGCTCTTCGCGTCCAAGCGATGGGGCAGCGATACCTATTTCGGCGACGCCATAGGCATCATCAGGGACATCTGGGACAGGGAAGTCGTCATCATCAGCGGTAAGCCGTATCTGCTGGCGAACGATGTCGAAAAACAGACATCCAAAAAGGTCCTTGTCGTCAATCCTTCGTACTTCGCGCCCTATGCGTTCAAAGCCTTCAAGCAGGCTGATCCTGACCATGATTGGCTCGGTCTGGCGTCTACGTCATACGACGTGGCGCTCGAGAGCGTTAAAGATCCTCTCGACAAAGCCAGCTCGGCCGGCCTGCCGCCTGATTGGATAGGCATGGACCGCGACACGGGCGCCATCGTATCCCTTTCGCGCGCGGCGAACGTCACCACTAATTTCAGCTTCGATGCCCTGCGGTTGCCGTGGAGGTTCGCCCTCGACTGGGAATGGAACAAGGATCCGCGCGCGAAAGCGGTGCTCGATGCCCTTGGCTACCTCTCTTCGGAATGGAGCGGGCATAAAGGGATCGCGTATGCCTATGCGCATGACGGGTCTCGCCTGACTGACAGCGAGTCAGCCGCCATGTACGGGGGCACGATCGGATATTTCATGGCGTCCGATCCCTCGAAGGCAAAAGAGGTGTATCTTTCGAAGCTCGACGCTCTCTATGATCCGAACGAATCGACATGGAGGTCGCCTCTCAGCTATTACGACGAGAACTGGGCATGGTTCGGCATGGCTCTGTATGCGGGAGAGCTTCGCAACCTCTATGAATAG
- a CDS encoding replication-associated recombination protein A, with product MEPLANKIRPERLKDFVGQEELVGSGKPLRKAIEDRHLFSFILWGPPGVGKTTLARIYAKALDARFYELSAVSAGKEDIRKIVDGSTLLDQRPKVLFLDEIHRFNKAQQDFLLPFVESGRLTLIGATTENPSFEVISALLSRCRVFVLKSLAEDDIKAIVKRTKLNIPKDALDWLASLANGDARIALTALDNAQKLYGSVTLENLKKAFEQIFIRFDKKGEEHYDTISAFIKSMRSGDADAALYYLARMIEGGEDPKFIARRMVIFASEDIGLAQPTALVVANEVFRAVETIGLPEAAINLAHGTAYLALAAKDRSSYDAYFEALDDVKKLGNLPIPLKIRNAPTKLMRGLGYHKGYKKYDADSYLPDKIKGKRYLKRSNKKPNQ from the coding sequence ATGGAACCGCTCGCGAACAAGATACGCCCTGAAAGACTGAAGGATTTCGTCGGTCAGGAAGAGCTGGTCGGATCAGGGAAGCCGCTCCGCAAAGCGATCGAGGATCGCCATCTTTTCTCGTTCATACTCTGGGGTCCGCCGGGCGTGGGCAAGACCACTCTCGCGCGCATATATGCCAAGGCTCTCGACGCGCGATTCTATGAATTGTCTGCAGTCTCTGCGGGCAAAGAAGACATACGTAAGATCGTAGATGGTTCGACGCTCCTTGATCAGCGCCCGAAAGTGCTATTTCTCGACGAGATCCATCGCTTCAACAAGGCCCAGCAGGATTTCCTTTTGCCGTTCGTCGAGAGCGGCCGGCTGACATTGATCGGCGCGACGACGGAGAATCCGTCTTTCGAAGTCATATCCGCATTGCTCTCGCGCTGCCGCGTATTCGTCCTGAAGAGCCTTGCCGAAGATGATATAAAAGCGATCGTAAAAAGGACCAAGCTCAACATACCGAAAGATGCGCTCGATTGGCTTGCCTCCTTGGCCAACGGCGATGCGCGCATCGCTCTGACTGCTTTGGATAATGCCCAAAAATTATACGGGTCCGTGACACTCGAAAATCTCAAAAAAGCCTTCGAACAGATATTTATTCGCTTCGATAAAAAGGGCGAAGAGCACTATGACACCATTTCGGCATTCATAAAATCGATGCGTTCGGGTGACGCTGATGCCGCGCTCTATTACTTGGCCCGCATGATCGAGGGCGGCGAGGACCCGAAATTCATAGCCCGTCGCATGGTCATATTCGCATCCGAAGATATCGGCCTGGCCCAGCCGACGGCGCTTGTCGTCGCGAACGAGGTATTCCGCGCGGTCGAAACGATCGGCTTGCCCGAAGCGGCCATCAATCTGGCTCACGGCACGGCGTATCTCGCGCTCGCCGCCAAAGACCGCTCGTCATATGACGCGTATTTCGAAGCGCTCGACGACGTTAAGAAACTCGGTAATCTGCCTATTCCCCTGAAGATCCGCAATGCGCCGACCAAGCTCATGAGAGGGCTCGGCTATCACAAAGGCTATAAGAAATACGATGCCGACAGTTACCTGCCGGACAAGATAAAGGGGAAGAGATATCTGAAAAGAAGCAATAAAAAACCGAATCAGTGA
- the alr gene encoding alanine racemase, with the protein MKQPEASRTWIEIDLGAIEKNAAVLKALVGASANVMAVVKSNAYGHGMVESARAALRGGATWLGVDELSEALELRKARIKAPILVLGYTLPTLYKTAAEKDVSLTISSLESLQALSRAKLPKAKANMLRIHVKFDTGLHRQGILETYVQQAVRLLTAKGFPAVVEGVYTHFAAMEDPMHREYSEAQARSFRAIVAKIREKGLKPITHSSASSGILFSKDFHFDMARAGIALYGLWPSREIKKWAESVGGEAYVPKLAPALSWKAIVSEVKLIPKGAKVGYDLTFEAKRPSRIAVIPVGYWHGLPRSLSNKGQVAIRGARASIIGRISMDMTILDVTDIPSVREGDEATIIGAGMGVEQVAERAGTINYELVTRINPLIPRIS; encoded by the coding sequence ATGAAGCAGCCTGAAGCAAGCCGCACTTGGATCGAGATCGATCTTGGGGCTATAGAAAAGAACGCCGCTGTCTTGAAAGCGCTCGTCGGCGCATCGGCGAACGTCATGGCTGTAGTTAAGTCGAATGCGTACGGCCACGGCATGGTCGAATCGGCGCGCGCGGCTCTGCGCGGCGGCGCGACCTGGCTCGGCGTGGACGAATTATCGGAGGCATTAGAGCTCCGCAAAGCGCGCATCAAGGCGCCGATACTGGTTTTGGGGTACACGCTCCCGACGCTCTATAAAACCGCGGCGGAAAAGGATGTCTCTCTCACCATTTCATCCCTCGAATCGCTTCAGGCCCTGTCGCGGGCGAAATTGCCCAAAGCCAAGGCGAATATGCTCCGCATCCACGTGAAATTCGATACGGGCCTCCACAGGCAGGGCATTTTGGAGACCTATGTCCAGCAAGCGGTGCGCTTGCTGACCGCAAAGGGCTTTCCTGCTGTCGTCGAAGGCGTCTATACCCATTTCGCCGCCATGGAAGATCCGATGCACCGCGAATATTCCGAGGCGCAGGCGCGATCATTCCGCGCCATCGTCGCGAAGATCCGCGAAAAGGGATTGAAGCCGATCACGCATTCGTCCGCGTCGTCAGGGATACTTTTCTCCAAGGACTTTCATTTCGATATGGCGCGCGCAGGAATCGCCCTCTACGGCCTCTGGCCGTCGCGGGAGATAAAAAAGTGGGCCGAAAGCGTCGGCGGGGAGGCATATGTGCCGAAACTCGCTCCCGCTCTTTCATGGAAAGCGATCGTCTCCGAAGTGAAGCTCATACCCAAGGGTGCCAAGGTCGGCTATGACCTGACGTTCGAAGCGAAGCGCCCGTCGAGGATCGCCGTCATCCCGGTCGGATACTGGCACGGCCTGCCGCGCTCGCTTTCGAACAAAGGCCAGGTCGCCATCCGCGGCGCTCGGGCCAGTATCATCGGCCGCATCTCGATGGATATGACCATCCTCGACGTCACCGACATACCGAGCGTTCGCGAAGGCGACGAAGCGACGATCATCGGCGCGGGTATGGGCGTCGAACAAGTCGCCGAAAGGGCGGGGACGATCAATTACGAGCTCGTCACGCGCATTAATCCCCTTATCCCTCGAATATCATAA
- a CDS encoding undecaprenyl-diphosphate phosphatase, translating into MDFITAIILGIVEGVTEFLPISSTGHLVIVNQWLSFSPDFTKMFDVIIQLGAILAVLAHFRSKLRPPFVIWKKAIVAVIPALVLGALFGSAIEAALFNPDVVAGALIIGGAILVLVEKRTLAPTITEAGAVGYKKALYIGLAQCLALIPGTSRSAASVIGARLLGMSRPAAAEFSFFLAVPTMLAASGYSLLKHGIHMTGHEAALLVTGFVVSFVVAWAVIGAFMRFIQTRSFASFGWYRIVLGAIVLLFLAR; encoded by the coding sequence ATGGATTTCATCACCGCTATCATCTTGGGAATCGTCGAGGGCGTCACGGAGTTCCTGCCGATCTCTTCGACGGGGCATCTCGTCATCGTGAATCAATGGCTTTCATTCAGCCCTGATTTCACCAAGATGTTCGATGTCATCATCCAGCTCGGCGCCATCCTCGCGGTCCTCGCGCATTTCCGCTCGAAACTCCGCCCGCCGTTCGTTATATGGAAAAAAGCGATCGTCGCGGTCATTCCCGCGCTCGTCCTCGGCGCGCTCTTCGGAAGCGCGATCGAGGCCGCCCTCTTTAATCCTGACGTCGTCGCGGGCGCTCTCATTATCGGCGGCGCGATCCTTGTTTTGGTCGAAAAACGGACGCTCGCTCCGACGATCACCGAAGCGGGTGCCGTAGGATACAAGAAAGCTCTCTATATCGGCCTTGCCCAATGCCTCGCTCTCATACCTGGTACGTCGCGATCGGCCGCCTCGGTCATCGGCGCGCGATTGCTCGGCATGTCGCGGCCTGCCGCCGCCGAATTCTCTTTCTTCCTCGCCGTGCCGACGATGCTCGCCGCTTCGGGGTATTCGCTTTTGAAGCACGGCATCCATATGACGGGCCACGAGGCTGCGCTTTTGGTCACAGGCTTCGTCGTTTCGTTCGTCGTCGCCTGGGCGGTCATCGGCGCATTCATGAGATTCATCCAAACCAGGAGCTTTGCTTCATTCGGCTGGTACCGGATCGTCCTCGGCGCGATTGTGCTTCTCTTCCTTGCGCGCTAA
- a CDS encoding phosphatase PAP2 family protein: MPSLVDSILSRVSELDSSLIYLVQSIGPGFQGIARFISHGAISNLVFLALVLGALLLIEKWRISLEVVIIALVSYGALVLLKLFFHVDRPYAVDPLVVAYDKDIGFGLPSIHAAMSVVVLGWIALRHPKSHVVLWGSVALIVLVGLSRVYLGVHYPSQVLAGWIFGILFLYIFRVIDKRLWSPFQKKLK, translated from the coding sequence ATGCCTTCTCTGGTAGATTCGATACTCTCGCGCGTATCCGAGCTCGATTCCTCGCTCATATACCTGGTCCAATCCATCGGTCCCGGATTCCAGGGGATAGCGCGATTCATATCGCACGGCGCTATTTCGAACCTGGTATTCCTCGCGCTCGTCCTCGGCGCGCTCCTTCTCATAGAGAAATGGCGGATCTCTCTCGAAGTCGTCATCATCGCCCTCGTATCCTATGGAGCGCTCGTGCTCCTCAAGCTCTTTTTTCACGTAGACAGACCGTATGCGGTCGATCCGCTCGTCGTTGCGTATGACAAAGACATCGGCTTCGGCCTGCCTTCGATCCATGCGGCGATGTCGGTCGTCGTCCTGGGCTGGATCGCTCTCCGTCACCCGAAAAGCCATGTCGTCCTCTGGGGCTCGGTCGCTCTTATCGTGCTCGTCGGTCTTTCGCGCGTGTATCTCGGCGTCCATTATCCGTCCCAGGTGCTCGCCGGATGGATATTCGGCATCCTCTTCCTTTATATATTCAGAGTCATAGACAAGCGGCTCTGGTCTCCGTTCCAAAAGAAGCTAAAATAA
- a CDS encoding glycosyltransferase family 39 protein, producing the protein MNRTSSIKPGIYILLLMACAAAFSLAMWMDESLRLDEAQSVWQTSRDLPGVMRYIAKDVHMPLYFILLHYWEIAFGTGEAAIRTMSLLFCLVSIPAMFYLALRAYTPRVAYFASLLTTVSPFLGWYGSEARMYSMLFLFTALSHLLYINLWKAPSRRIWLLYGIVTFLGLFTHMFFGFVALSQAVFYFARRDIFPKGSLARFLGTAALCAVPVAVWFVYRRVAGAGLSNPVLAAPTSFDFFNLFSNFFIGFQTDAVNTMFLSLWPLAVFAAFTILNKKKRTEPQTGYLMLASLLPIMLTFAVSVAFTPIFLGRYLIVALPSLYLLAIYFLSSYKLRVSNFVLGALCIGAFFMTGYQAGDKASPVKEDYRSVAAYVAARTRADDLLVVSAPFLTYPIEYYYRGEARIETFPRWDRYTDDPLPEPYSPGLIAKDSADWAKVYQRVYVVFGYHQPYEEDTRFYLDTHYERIEEKTFSSGLSLYVYKLRYL; encoded by the coding sequence ATGAATAGGACCAGCTCGATCAAGCCGGGAATATATATCCTCCTCCTCATGGCGTGCGCCGCGGCTTTTTCTCTGGCGATGTGGATGGACGAGAGCCTACGCCTCGACGAGGCGCAGAGCGTGTGGCAGACTTCGCGCGACCTGCCAGGCGTCATGCGCTATATAGCCAAGGACGTCCACATGCCGCTCTATTTCATTCTCCTCCATTATTGGGAGATCGCATTCGGGACAGGCGAAGCGGCCATTAGGACGATGTCCCTCCTATTCTGCCTGGTATCGATACCCGCGATGTTTTACCTGGCGCTCCGGGCATATACTCCGCGCGTCGCATATTTCGCCTCGCTCCTCACGACCGTATCGCCATTCCTCGGCTGGTACGGATCCGAAGCCCGGATGTATTCGATGCTCTTCTTGTTCACCGCCCTCTCTCATCTGCTCTATATCAATCTGTGGAAGGCTCCTTCGCGGCGTATCTGGCTCTTGTACGGGATCGTGACGTTCCTCGGGCTCTTCACCCATATGTTCTTCGGATTCGTCGCATTGTCTCAAGCGGTGTTCTATTTCGCCCGACGGGATATCTTTCCGAAGGGAAGCCTGGCGCGATTTCTCGGGACGGCGGCGCTCTGCGCCGTTCCCGTAGCCGTCTGGTTCGTGTATCGCCGCGTGGCGGGAGCGGGACTGTCGAATCCTGTGCTCGCGGCGCCGACGTCTTTCGATTTCTTCAACCTCTTTTCTAATTTCTTCATCGGTTTCCAGACGGACGCGGTCAACACGATGTTCCTTTCCCTTTGGCCGCTCGCGGTGTTCGCAGCTTTCACTATCTTGAACAAGAAAAAGAGAACCGAGCCCCAGACCGGGTATCTGATGCTCGCGTCGCTCCTTCCGATCATGCTGACTTTCGCCGTGAGCGTCGCGTTCACGCCGATATTCCTGGGCCGCTATCTGATCGTGGCTTTGCCGAGCCTGTATCTCCTGGCTATCTATTTCCTGTCTTCCTACAAGCTGAGGGTCTCGAACTTCGTCCTCGGCGCGCTCTGCATCGGAGCTTTCTTCATGACCGGGTATCAGGCGGGCGACAAGGCTTCGCCAGTGAAGGAGGACTATCGATCCGTCGCGGCATACGTCGCCGCCCGCACCCGCGCCGACGACCTTCTCGTCGTATCGGCGCCGTTCCTTACGTATCCGATCGAATATTATTACCGGGGAGAAGCGCGCATCGAGACCTTTCCGCGATGGGACAGGTATACGGACGATCCTCTGCCTGAACCCTATAGCCCCGGCCTCATCGCGAAGGATTCGGCGGACTGGGCCAAGGTCTATCAGCGCGTCTATGTCGTCTTCGGCTACCATCAGCCGTACGAAGAGGACACGAGGTTCTATCTGGATACCCATTACGAGAGGATCGAAGAGAAAACATTCTCGTCTGGGCTATCGTTATACGTCTATAAGCTTAGATACCTCTGA
- a CDS encoding IMP cyclohydrolase, whose translation MSNEHIAQENLRALASNPYPGRGFVLGLSEDGESFFQVYWIMGRSESSRNRVFECGMEQPLSFSGPRVSTRAADPSKVQEKDRHLIIYDAMLEAPGLFVVSNGAQTNAVRDAMKDGAFLMDSLKDWQYEPDAPNHTPRITGVIDLRPGGEAEIAVLLKTPDGDGCVRMRYPLGLQPGFGYCVTTYETDGNPLPSFRKPPYIMPIRGLVHDILDTYWSALDKVNRVAIVVKQIWREPKSSTIAIENKHRLPG comes from the coding sequence TCGGCCTTTCCGAGGACGGCGAGTCCTTCTTCCAGGTCTATTGGATCATGGGCCGGAGCGAATCGAGTCGCAACCGCGTATTCGAATGTGGCATGGAGCAGCCGCTCTCTTTTTCCGGGCCTCGCGTCTCGACGAGGGCCGCCGATCCGTCCAAGGTCCAGGAGAAGGACCGGCATCTCATCATCTATGATGCGATGCTCGAGGCGCCTGGTCTCTTCGTCGTGAGCAACGGCGCCCAGACCAATGCCGTTCGCGACGCTATGAAGGACGGCGCCTTCCTTATGGACTCTCTCAAGGACTGGCAATACGAGCCTGACGCGCCGAATCATACGCCCCGCATCACGGGCGTGATCGACCTTCGTCCCGGCGGCGAGGCTGAAATCGCCGTGCTTCTCAAGACCCCGGACGGCGACGGATGCGTTCGGATGCGCTATCCTCTCGGCCTTCAGCCCGGTTTCGGATATTGCGTCACGACGTACGAGACCGACGGCAATCCGTTGCCTTCGTTCCGCAAACCGCCGTATATCATGCCGATCCGGGGCTTGGTTCACGATATCCTCGATACGTACTGGTCGGCGCTCGATAAGGTCAATCGGGTCGCGATCGTCGTAAAGCAGATCTGGCGCGAGCCGAAGTCATCGACCATCGCCATCGAGAACAAGCATCGGCTTCCCGGCTGA
- a CDS encoding GtrA family protein: MDKKFARYIRFILAGIANTGVDYAVFNFLLLLDDSTIGKSEYAAFKGISFIAAVITSYYLNKYWVFARKNAQKTEGLNKERLRFLLISVTGFLLNISVSSAAFRILTVSSPLDSRVAANMGAICGTLLVLAWNFIGYKTFVFRERPE, translated from the coding sequence ATGGATAAAAAATTCGCTCGATACATCCGATTCATACTGGCCGGCATCGCGAACACAGGCGTGGATTATGCGGTCTTCAATTTCTTACTGCTTCTCGACGATTCGACGATAGGAAAATCAGAATACGCCGCTTTCAAAGGGATCAGCTTCATAGCGGCGGTCATTACAAGCTATTACCTCAATAAATACTGGGTATTCGCCCGGAAAAATGCCCAAAAGACGGAAGGCCTGAACAAAGAGCGGCTGCGATTCCTCCTGATCTCGGTCACCGGATTTTTGCTCAATATCTCCGTCTCTTCGGCAGCGTTCCGCATCCTGACCGTCTCTTCGCCTTTGGACTCCAGAGTAGCGGCGAACATGGGCGCGATATGCGGGACCCTGCTGGTCCTCGCGTGGAACTTCATCGGATATAAGACCTTCGTCTTCAGGGAACGGCCCGAATAA
- a CDS encoding dolichyl-phosphate beta-glucosyltransferase, which yields MNTMRNGIDLSVIIPAYNESKRIGATLDSIKRYLYFSAPAGLRYEIIVVDDGSRDDTSRVVKEFAESFPGLRLIEHAENRGKGHAVKTGMEKACGAYRLYMDADNSVKIGAVERFLDAMRGSSCDIVIGSIAHEGSRTIEHNGWHRRLLGKITKAIVGLVTASGVSDTQRGFKLFSARAADEIFALQKIERFGFDIELLVIAQKHGYAVKEMPVVWDNPAGSKVGLRSYIDSSVELMFIYWNTVTGKYNRTV from the coding sequence ATGAACACTATGAGAAACGGCATCGACCTGTCGGTTATTATCCCTGCCTATAATGAATCCAAGAGGATCGGCGCGACGCTCGACAGCATCAAGCGCTATTTATATTTTTCAGCGCCCGCGGGCCTTCGATATGAGATCATCGTCGTAGACGACGGATCGAGGGATGATACGAGCCGCGTAGTGAAGGAATTCGCCGAATCCTTCCCCGGCCTGCGGCTGATCGAGCATGCCGAGAACCGCGGCAAAGGCCACGCCGTGAAGACTGGCATGGAAAAAGCCTGCGGCGCATACAGGCTCTACATGGATGCTGACAATTCCGTGAAGATCGGCGCCGTCGAACGATTCCTCGATGCCATGAGAGGGTCAAGCTGCGATATCGTGATCGGCTCGATCGCCCATGAAGGATCGCGGACGATAGAGCATAACGGCTGGCATCGCCGGCTGCTCGGCAAGATAACGAAAGCGATCGTGGGCCTCGTGACCGCATCGGGAGTATCCGATACCCAGCGCGGCTTCAAGCTCTTCAGCGCCCGCGCTGCGGACGAAATCTTCGCCCTGCAGAAGATCGAGCGGTTCGGCTTCGACATCGAGCTCCTCGTCATCGCCCAGAAGCATGGCTATGCGGTGAAAGAGATGCCCGTGGTCTGGGATAATCCTGCGGGATCCAAGGTTGGACTGCGCTCGTACATCGATTCGAGCGTCGAGCTCATGTTCATCTACTGGAATACCGTTACGGGAAAATATAATCGGACCGTATAA